In Vicia villosa cultivar HV-30 ecotype Madison, WI linkage group LG7, Vvil1.0, whole genome shotgun sequence, the DNA window tgtgtgtccttttgaaaaaagtgtctttttgttgattttgaaaatgacctgtaatgtctttgatcatatttttcaaatggtgaatccaatgaccatgggatcaatggcatttgaaagataattgaatttccttcaaaacaagctttggtttgaattttttggatgaaggatgagagagttatgatcagtcaaagttgagttgacttttcaggcaaaaaccctaattttgaatcttagggttttgttgatttttgatctttccttgatgaattatgatcatccaatgatcaaatgatgaatcctttgacaaaatatggattttgacaaaaaatttcatttctgactgtctgttgacttttttggtcaaacgggtcgtctgttgactgtttgagctgctgacggtgcgtctgagtgaattgaagtttgaaaatttgtatgatggtactttgagatatatggatgtgtatgaaatccatttgagctctcaaaaacttgttgctcctgtaaaaacaagaaaaaccctgattagggactgtttgtgtaggagacagttaagcgtacctgatttttgtgcagtgctgagtctctgctaatcgcgtgatattcagaagacttctagcacaaaagatcttggaattttgaattgtgaaagattgattttattgatggtacaaaacactgagaattgtactgccagcagtttggctgtcaactgactgttcaggtattgatgtagcagttagagtgaaaaatcaacagtcaaagttaattttctttttttgttgttttttgtttttgttttatgtaaaaaatgaaattttatttacatgacttgttagaaaaacacagacataataaataactaatatttacggtatgcgggcaaaattaccgataataaccctgaaaatcatttaatgcacagaaataggaatatttgactggcagaaaacacacaaaatattatcttagtgattaagcaatattatgacaaatagtacaacatttaatactgacagtacaaatatcacatactatattgaacagtacgacgaataaacggtacatttaagaaatgagaaatacggcaaattttaagaatgacgattgataacccatgctatgaacaataacatgtagatgattgggagcataaccattgcaggtccacactcctcaggactatgcaggcagaaaaaagtcatgatcaccgtagcaatggtgatgactgtaagagacagtgtctctatccattttgccattcttgttagggaagaagagaagatggattatgaagtggaaatttgagaaatgaattagaatttgatgcgagattttatggaagaaaatgagaggtatttatagaatggaaagaaggaaagagacgttggggaatgatgtgattccgtacaaaaggaaaatttgagtggaagtaagatttgaaagaaagtgtatgatagtgttggaaaaaagagagatttgatttttgaaaaagagatttgaaaagattttttgcaaatattggaatatagtacaaaaactagcgggaaacaaaagataataataatctacttgttaccagtacagtctgagtttcctgattctgcgcctgcaaaaagatttaactctgtaccaattgtgtcagtaccatttatctgtaaataaataaatagcatgtgtgaagtaataaacagtatttggtgtttgcgtaagaataaattcaactgcaagccaaattactgtataagaaaaattctaaaaactaagtatttcatatgtcaggatctttgttgaaataaaaatccatgattatatgagactcttaattttcagattggagttttcttgaaaaatatgtgggcaaattttggggtataacaccaggTCAcatgaggtgtatcaccagtcgagacatagtttttaatgaagctgaaatggattttaagaaaactgatgatgctggtcgaagtacagaaacatctgacgaagagctggaacaggtagagattcctgttgaggtggagcatgtcgaTGCTAAATTGCATATccttgatgaagtcgaagaagaagcagaagatgctgaggatgaggaaactgtcgatgactacctattgttaagagataggtcgagaagagtcatcaaggcaccttagagacttgggtatgcatatcttatagcttatgccttaatctctacaagtgaggttctagacgaagaacctggagactataaggaagttatgaggagtcgaaataagactgaatggctgaagaccatggatgatgagatgaaatctcttcatgataatcacacttggaaactgatcaagaaacctactAGGGCAAGGTTAgttagctgtaaatggattttcaaagttaaggaaggaatcaaaggagtaacgtcgaaaagatacaaggcaaggttagttgcaaggggtttcactcaaaaagaaggtgtcgaattcaatgatgtgttttctcctattgtgaagcataggtccattcgaatgttgcttgccatggtggcacagttcgaccttgaactggaacagatggatgtgaagagtgcgttcttgtatggtgatttaaatgaaacaatcctgatgaggcaacctgaagggtatgtcgaaaagggaaagaaagattatgtgtgcaagctaaagagatctttatatggactgaaacaatctcctcggcagtggaataggagattcgataagttcatggcacgcataagtttcattagaagtcagttcgaccactgtgtttacttcagatttcgaccgggtaattcatttgttattttgttgctctatgtggatgatattctcatagcaagcaacaatgttgaagatgtgacgagggtgaaggttgaactcaataaggagttcgatatgaaggatctgggagctacttccaggattcttggaattgacattcgaagagatagaaagaagtcgaagttatgcttatctcaagaggcatatctacgaaagattctcgaaaagtttggtatgtcgaattcgaagccagttgtgactccaacaaaccctcaattcaagctgagtattgatcagtgttccagtactgatgtcgaaagagcttatatgaatagcatcccatatgccaATATAGttagttctttgatgtatgctatggtctgtactagacccgacatagcatatacagtaagtcttgtaagcaggtacatggtgaatcctggaaaggctcactgacaagcattgaagtggattttaaggtacataaatgggtctctgaatatagtcctaatttatggtggagccttaggtgaagatagtaaagtagtaatcgaaggatatgtcgactctgattatgcaggttgtatggattctagaaaatctatttcttgatatgttttcactatgtttggcactgcaattagttggaaagcaacacttcagaaggttgttactctatcaaccactgaagcggagtatattgccctaactaaagctgtgaaagaagcgtTTTGGCtcgaaggttttgcgaaggagctgaaacttcaaggtcgaggtatcactgttaaatgtgatagtcaaagtgcaatacacctgttgaagaactcagcatatcatgagcgaactaagcacattgatgtgaggttgcatttcgtcagagaagtaatcgagcgtggagaagtccaagtgctgaaggtttcgactgaggataatgctgctgatatgatcaccaagacattgccgagttgcaagtttttccactgtatgcagatgataaagctgcatgaagaaagctagttgttcccttgatgttgtagagttaagtccaaggtggagatttgtgagaaattggatcgaactctagtatggtcgaagggtagcttcttcgttcgacaggattaagcatgaagtcgaaggttgttcacatgcttgtgtcgaagatgctagggttattagcatgttaaattaggttttagtgtttaaaccctaatttgttaagttagcttgtttattaagttggcttgtgtaatgggccttgtggaaaaagcccattagttagtatgttaggttttattataaatagcatactagtctctcatcattatacacagcaaatcctaatttagggtgaaagAGATTAttggttattcttgtaaacttgtaatcttgttttctaagagaaagtaaaagaatagcagttataaccaattcttgtgttcttcttcttccttgttctttattctttccttacattatactttgttcttggcattgaatttttaaaaaaaaaattattttttaataaaaatattattcatgTATTGGTAAACAGTAAATACAATGTAGTATATGTTTtaggtgtaagaatagcatttttcttaattaattagcaACACTGTATCAACAAAATATTCCTAAGAAATCTTACATTGGCGAGTGAGGGTCTAATACAAGAAATCTTACATTGGCATGTGAGGGTCAGTTAGACGTCTCTCCCCTAGCAAACAAATGAATTTGATATATGATAGGCActggaaaataattgtttttttgtttgtttattctacTTGTTATTCTCTGCCAAAGCAAAGAAATAAACAAGAAGTACCAATAATATAGTTTATGTAGGACAGTATGCATACATAGATTTTCAGAAACATAATGAGTGAGAAAAGAAACCGTCAGGCCGTCTGGCCCATATGCATTCAAAAATTTCATATATCTTttcatatgatttttattttaatgtagACATAATGTATCTAttcatattaatttaattttgtgaTTATCTTTTCTCATAgtgtaattattttaattagaaccaaagaaattaaaaaaagaaaaaaggatgatgtagttaaaaatatttataaattagtgTATAAATGACTtgcaaataaaaaacattttttaaattatatttaaaagtttAGAAAATATGAGAACATCACCTCTAAATTTATTCAATTTATTAACTCCCTAACAACCATAGTGTGAACATAATTCAAGTATGAGGTGtaagaaaattattattataatatttaatttaatcattgaGTTATTCATGTTTTTCATTCCAATGTTAGATTTATTTTATCTCACAATGTCGTGAAGGTTGAGCAATTCACGACATATTTGCTCTATGTGGGTGTTGAGAGACGTGAAGTTACTCATTTTTTGACCTTACGGAATGTTTTTAAGTGTAGTTTATTTTgacttattcattttttttttataagcaacttTGTATTTAAATAGCACAAGGGCCAACCCAAATACAGAGAACACACACCATAGCAAATAAATTAACTtccataattttttataaatacataCAATAAAATTACAATGTTATACAAGTTAAATTCTTGAAGTATTTAAGGGGTCGATAATGATGTGTGGACCATTTACATCCAGCCATACtaatgataattatatgatatcTCATTTTAAAATTTTGCCCCTAATTGATTCTTCTGACCCATGTGGAAATTTCTAAGTCATGTTGACCCAATCCCAATGGTCTACTTATCATTATAAAAGAAGATTACTAGCAtggaaaaaaaaacatagaaGAAAATGGAGGGTGTTGCGAATCAGAATGGAGCACATTTATTCACAGGGTATCAAAACAATAGAGGCAATTGGATGGAACAAATGAGAGGTTCACTTATGGTGGTAGCAACAGTTATTGCATCTTTAACTTTTCAAATTGCAATAAACCCACCAGGAGGTGTTTGGCAAGAAAACACAGATAGCTCGAAAGGATGTGGAAGAAAGCAAAACGAAACATGCATAGCTGGTACTTCAGTACTTGCTTTTGGTGATAATAACCAAGAAGCTAAATATGAAATTTTCATATTATTATGTACCATATCTTTCTCTGCTTCTCTGACAATAATCTTGTTGCTGATATCTGGATTTGGTAATAGGTTTGTTGTGTGGTTGCTCAGAATGGTAACTGGTGTTTCAGTGCTTTTCTTAGCAGGGGCATATATTATTTCGATAAACATGGTATTAGGTCCACTTGGTGGTCCAATTTCTAATATCATAATTGGTTATGGATATTTTTGGGGAGGGTTGATTGTTTTGCTTCTTCTCTATTTTTTCTGTCGCTTTGTGATTTGGCTACTGAAATTGTGTTGCTGTTGCTGCTCAAAGAATGCAAGCTATACATAAATAGAGAAGCATGTGTTAGCTTGCTTTATCTTATGAGCTTGGATGAAATTTGTTGTTACATGTCAAGGGTTGTGTGTACATGGAAGTAGAGAGATTTAGTGTTGAAGTCTTTCATCTGATAGGTGAGTGATGGTTTCTCTAGTATCTTTAGTTGAATTGAATGTCGTTCACTatcaaatattttgattattGGAATGTAATATTTTGTATAAATGTTAAAAGTTGTACGTTGGTACCTATTTAAGATaagaaatatataatataattgtgTGAAATCTATTGTCTATTAGGATTTAGACATGCGAggtttgttgttgtatttttagatttgttattgtatctttttaaaatataataattcttAATTTGCATGATTTTAATTTATCTATCGTAGTTAGTCTTATCGGTGTGTTATTATCAATGTAATTAAAATAGACtggatataaaataaatataaataataaaggtTTAAAGTTTAAGAATTTTGATCGAAATTCAACCGAAGTCAGAccagtaataataaaaatatataactttattttt includes these proteins:
- the LOC131619924 gene encoding uncharacterized protein LOC131619924 encodes the protein MEGVANQNGAHLFTGYQNNRGNWMEQMRGSLMVVATVIASLTFQIAINPPGGVWQENTDSSKGCGRKQNETCIAGTSVLAFGDNNQEAKYEIFILLCTISFSASLTIILLLISGFGNRFVVWLLRMVTGVSVLFLAGAYIISINMVLGPLGGPISNIIIGYGYFWGGLIVLLLLYFFCRFVIWLLKLCCCCCSKNASYT